From the genome of Nicotiana sylvestris chromosome 2, ASM39365v2, whole genome shotgun sequence, one region includes:
- the LOC138885631 gene encoding uncharacterized protein, which produces MLVYGTEVVIPAEVEIPSLRIIQEAELSDEKWIKSRYEQLVLIDGKKMNAVCHGQLYQDRMSTAFNKRIKLRQFAPGQLVLKKIFPHQDKAKGKFYPNWQGPYMVHKMLTR; this is translated from the coding sequence atgctggtttatggaactgaagttgtcatcccagccgaagtagagattccttctttgagaatcatacaggaagctgaactcagcgatgaaAAATGGATAaagagtcgctatgaacaattggtcCTCATCGATGGAAAGAAGATGAAtgcagtgtgtcacggccaactttatcagGATAGAATGTCCACagctttcaacaaaaggatcAAACTGAGGCAGTTTGCACCAggtcagttggtgctgaagaagatcttcccacatcaagataaagccaaagggaaattctatcccaactggcaaggtccatatATGGTTCACAAAATGCTAACAAGGTGA